Below is a window of Rhodoglobus vestalii DNA.
GTTGACGGTTCTTGATTGCCATGTCGAGGGCGTTGACGACGAGGTTCGAGTCTTGCGCGTTGTCGATCGACCAGCCGACGATCTTCCGGGAGAAGGTGTCCATCACGGCGCAGCAGTAGATTTTCCCTTCTCTTGTCGGATGATCCGTGATTTCGGTGACCCAGAGCTCGTTCGGTGAGAGCCGATGAAACTTGCGATGGACGAGATCATCAGCGGTCGCGACGCCGTGCAGCCGCTTCACCTTCGCCGACCCGGGAAGCCCGGCAATCTGGGCCTGGCTCATCAGCACGGCGACGAGCCGCTCACTGACCCGAACGCCCATGCCAAGGGTGAGTTCAGCATGAACTCGCCTCGAACCATAGGTTTGCCGGGACGCCGTGTGAACTTCGCGGATCAATCCCGTCAGCCACTGCCGCCTCATCTGCGTAGCTGACAGCGGCCGGTTCCGATATCGGTAGTAGCCGGGGCTGCTGACACCAAGAAGCCGGCAGCAAACTTTGGCCCGGTAGCCGGCTTCAATAAGAGCGTCGACTACCGGGTGAATCCTTTTGGGGCCGGACGATCCTCCCCAAGCAGCTTCGCTGCGACCTTCAGAATCTCGACCTCTGTTTCCAGCTGGCGGATCCGTTTCTTCGCCTTCGCCGACTCCATGCTCTCCGGCGTCGTTATTCCGGGCCGTTCCCCTCGATCGATCTGGTCTTGGCGAACCCAGGCGTGGATTGCCGCCGCGCTCACCCCCAACTCGACGGCAGCGGTAGTGATCGGCTTACCGGCACGAACGAGCGCGACAGCTCGTATACGAAATTCAGCGGGAAACGGTCTGGGCATGGAAGAAGCCTCTCAAAGAGAGCCCGATCCACACACCGTTCCGGGTAACTAAACCGTGGGGCACGTCAACCAGTCAACTGAACCAACAGCAGACCCTTGTCGTGCATAGGAATTGTGAGGTGGGCAGGTAGGCGGACTGCAAGGGGAACCTATGCCCGTCTAGACCTTCACTAGGATCTTCATCCGATGTCAGGAGTCGATGTCATTGCTAAGTACGGGCCAAACTTAGATACGCTCATCTGTAGACGGTTTGCAATAAGTCGACGCCTACGCAAAAAAGAACTACGAGCAGGGTCTCTCATGCCCCGCTCGATTTCTTATGCTTTAGAAACCAGTTTCGAGCAGCGTCTGCGCTTGAGAATTGAGTGCGAGAACTTCCGCAGTCTCAACGATGTAGCGAAAGACGGGCATTCGTGCGAGTTCTGAAAATTCTAAAGCGGCGGGAGTCAACGAACCGCTCGTGAACAACATTGGTGCCAATTCCATTACGACGCCAACGCCGAGAATTTCGCGAACTTCTTCGATGGGAACTGTTCCAGAATAGTTTTTGACGCTCACCGCGTATTTATCGGTGATTACATCGACGCCGCCATCTCCACTCGCTTGAGTAACTACCGCGTCTTCTTGGGAAAGCCACCGAAGCATCTCTGCCGCCCATACCTCTGCACCCCGAGGCGACACACCGTACGGCTGGGGAGCGGGCGCTGGATACCTGCCATCTAACGGTGGTGCAGGCATGAGTGCTCCGACAGTGTCAATTGCCCGGGCTTCCGCCGCATCCCAAATCGGCTGCAACTTCGCTGCAAGCTTTTCTGCTGCAGCCTCTTGCTGCCGCTCACGCTCGACGAGCCGCCGTTCTTGTTCCAGCTTCCTCGCGGAAATTCCCTTTGGCAGCGGCGTCGAGAAGATTGGTTTTCTTAGAAAATCCGTTCCTGCGATGAAGAGCCTACTCATGTAGAGATTGTGGAGACGCTCAACGAAAGCTTCGTCGTCATCGATGCCCGTAATGAGAGTGAGCGCGCCGACTAAGTTCTCGCCAATGGACTCGACTTCTTCAGGCATCCCGCCGTAAAGAGGGGAGTCGCCTATGAAGAGCCCTTCCACTACGAATGGCGCAAGAGCAGTGGCAGCCTTATTCACGACGAATTCGAGGTCGTCGAGCGTGATCGATGGATCGTCGGCAGCGATTCGAATCGCGAGATCACCAATTTGTCTATTCATCCACTCCCGCTCAATCGCAATAAACCTTGATACAAACTATAGGTGAGCGACTGTCGAAAAGTAGATCGTGCATGGTCGAAGCTAGCTCATGCCCGGATCGTCTTCGCCCAGGAGAACATCACCGTGGTCATCAATGTGGACACGCGTGCCGATGCTGTTGACTCGCATCCGCTCACTAAATTCGGAGCGCCAGGGGTGATCAGCCCGGTCGGACCAGCCAACGAATGTGCCATCGAATCCGTCTTCGTCCTCGTTGAAGATTCCGCGGCATTCACCGCACTGCTCGCTGCCGACAACAATGGATGCATTACAAAGTTCATCTGTTCCTCAACGTCCTCGGACGAGCCACAGACTCGGCAGGCGGGCGGGCCGATCGCGGCCGCGAGTTCAATGAGAGCTTCGTCGCGACCTTGTGCGGCAAACTGGCCGCCGGTGGGTTGTCCGGCGGGGGTTCGGGAATCTGTGGTCATGGTCGGTATGGGGTGCGGCGACGGGACCAAACGCATACGCGCTGATCCGGTTGGCCCCGTCGAATTTTTGCTACTTGGTTTTCGGGCTCTTCTTATCGTCTCCCTTGCCCTTATTGGTCTTTGGAGATTTCTTATCCTTCTTCTTGCCACCTGTCTCGTCGGCCTTTTCTCCACCGAAGTGTTCACTCATCTTCGCGGCGAGTTCGGCACTGCGGCCGGTGGTGTGCTGATAGCGCATTGCGACGTTGGCGGTGGTGTGGCCGAGGCGGTCTTGGAGTTCTTTAATTGTCGCTCCGGTTTGGGCGAATGCGGTGGCGCCGAAGTGCCTGAGTGCATGGAAGTGGAGGTCGCCGCGTCCGGCGGCTTCTCTGGCTGGATACCAGTAGTCGGTCCAGGTTGACGCGGCAAGATGAAGACCCCCTCCCGTCATCGCTTCGTAGACCAGAGATTCTGGGTCTTCACCGACTCGGTCGCGGAGATGGTCGAGGACGATGTCGTTGACGTGGGGTGGGAGCGGCACGATACGGATACCGGCTTTGGACTTTGGCGGTCGGAGAATGAATCCCTCACCGGCAACATGGGTGACACCGCGGGAGACATCTACATAGATGGTTGTCCGAGGTCGTTTGGCTGTTCCTTCATCGACGATGAGGATGTCCTTGCGGCGCAGCTCGGTGATCTCACCGAACCGCAGAGCAGCCCACGCACCGAGGACGACCATCGCCTTGAATCTGGGGTCGATGACTTCCAAAATCGTTTTGAGTTCTGTGGCTGTGGGTGGCTTCACCTCAACTCCGGTGACGGCGTTGCCGGCTCCTCTTACTTTGCAGGGGGAGACCTGGATAATCCCGTCGTGGACTGCCTGGTCC
It encodes the following:
- a CDS encoding restriction endonuclease — its product is MNRQIGDLAIRIAADDPSITLDDLEFVVNKAATALAPFVVEGLFIGDSPLYGGMPEEVESIGENLVGALTLITGIDDDEAFVERLHNLYMSRLFIAGTDFLRKPIFSTPLPKGISARKLEQERRLVERERQQEAAAEKLAAKLQPIWDAAEARAIDTVGALMPAPPLDGRYPAPAPQPYGVSPRGAEVWAAEMLRWLSQEDAVVTQASGDGGVDVITDKYAVSVKNYSGTVPIEEVREILGVGVVMELAPMLFTSGSLTPAALEFSELARMPVFRYIVETAEVLALNSQAQTLLETGF
- a CDS encoding tyrosine-type recombinase/integrase, with product MAGSAPPAENTPPAKKRKKRESFGTVRESSSKRYVASYMGPDGKRYRGPKSYPTKSEARAWLARVRVLLDSGDWNYASASADGAAKAGRAEVLGPYAEKWVMARVKTDGGELAPRTRKDYLSMVRRLLPPLSEQRIAMITPTDVREWNKAQRATGKVTQSARVYTVLRSIMDQAVHDGIIQVSPCKVRGAGNAVTGVEVKPPTATELKTILEVIDPRFKAMVVLGAWAALRFGEITELRRKDILIVDEGTAKRPRTTIYVDVSRGVTHVAGEGFILRPPKSKAGIRIVPLPPHVNDIVLDHLRDRVGEDPESLVYEAMTGGGLHLAASTWTDYWYPAREAAGRGDLHFHALRHFGATAFAQTGATIKELQDRLGHTTANVAMRYQHTTGRSAELAAKMSEHFGGEKADETGGKKKDKKSPKTNKGKGDDKKSPKTK